The following coding sequences are from one Rutidosis leptorrhynchoides isolate AG116_Rl617_1_P2 chromosome 11, CSIRO_AGI_Rlap_v1, whole genome shotgun sequence window:
- the LOC139877373 gene encoding photosystem I reaction center subunit IV A, chloroplastic-like has product MALCSIASTTSGFVTKSNISIFETNTLKSPMFMFSSIKTKATRLVVMAADEGAAGALSIEEDKTKPPPIGPKRGTNVRILRKESYWFNSIGSVVSVDQDPNSSYPVVVRFNKLNYANVSTNNYGLDEIEEV; this is encoded by the exons ATGGCATTATGCAGTATTGCATCCACTACTTCTGGATTTGTGACCAAATCGAACATTTCAATCTTCGAAACAAACACATTAAAGTCTCCTATGTTTATGTTTTCTTCCATAAAAACTAAAGCTACACGGTTGGTCGTTATGGCTGCTGATGAAGGGGCTGCGGGTGCTTTATCTATCGAAGAAGATAAGACTAAACCACCCCCAATTGGACCCAAAAGAGGAACCAAT GTTCGTATTCTTAGGAAGGAATCATACTGGTTTAACAGTATTGGATCGGTTGTGAGCGTTGATCAG GACCCAAACTCTAGTTATCCAGTTGTTGTGCGGTTCAACAAACTCAACTATGCAAATGTATCAACAAACAACTACGGGTTAGATGAGATTGAAGAAGTTTAA
- the LOC139874573 gene encoding probable indole-3-pyruvate monooxygenase YUCCA8, giving the protein MIEKVRVVTNGAIIVGAGPSGLAVSACLMDQGLPFTVIEKSDCIASLFQNSTSNLPQKIYELPKIPFPEGYPEYLIKKQVTAYLEDYAKRFDIKPHYNECVQSAKYDVACNIWRVKTVSTIGSTRSETEYISRWLVVATGENFEGMIPEIEGLEDFSGELIHAKDYDTGAKYNGKNVLVAGCGNSGNEVSFYLSYYNAKPLITDVHGIKKFNVKTVDLVNGNILNIDCHFWKWKKNYLLEMVGREKEDYMYITGAFTDAVKISKVIGKEWKREFNKNKLKVPTNRRFGLLYS; this is encoded by the exons atgatcgaaaaagtgcgggtcgttacaaacggGGCCATTATAGTAGGAGCTGGACCTTCAGGGCTAGCCGTATCGGCTTGCCTGATGGACCAGGGACTTCCTTTTACAGTAATCGAAAAATCTGACTGCATTGCTTCCCTTTTTCAAAATAGTACCTCCAATCTCCCCCAAAAAATCTATGAACTTCCCAAAATACCCTTCCCTGAAGGATACCCCGAGTACCTCATTAAGAAACAAGTCACTGCTTATCTCGAGGACTACGCTAAAAGGTTCGACATCAAACCACATTACAACGAGTGTGTCCAATCAGCTAAATATGACGTAGCATGCAATATCTGGCGGGTAAAAACCGTCTCAACAATCGGGTCGACCCGATCCGAGACGGAATATATCAGCCGGTGGCTTGTGGTAGCCACCGGAGAAAACTTCGAAGGTATGATACCCGAAATAGAAGGCTTAGAAGACTTCTCCGGTGAATTAATCCATGCAAAAGATTATGACACCGGAGCAAAGTACAACGGAAAGAATGTTTTGGTCGCCGGTTGTGGTAATTCCGGCAATGAAGTCTCTTTTTATCTCTCTTACTACAATGCAAAACCATTGATTACTGATGTGCATGGTATCAAAAAATTCAATGTGAAAACAGTTGATTTAGTTAACGGTAATATACTCAACATTGACTGTCATTTTTGGAAATG GAAAAAGAATTATTTGCTGGAAATGGTTGGAAGGGAAAAGGAGGATTATATGTATATAACTGGTGCTTTCACTGATGCAGTAAAAATATCAAAAGTTATTGGAAAAGAATGGAAAAGGGAATTTAATAAGAATAAACTCAAGGTTCCTACTAACAGAAGATTTGGTTTGCTGTATTCATGA